One region of Gigantopelta aegis isolate Gae_Host chromosome 7, Gae_host_genome, whole genome shotgun sequence genomic DNA includes:
- the LOC121376772 gene encoding carbohydrate sulfotransferase 15-like produces the protein MRRVKRILLVIVVVSLCSVALFLASSHMHDVDGARTRARYQFVHSSKPRRDYIARRRGMQQLVVMTAEPRSRGRSEKISVVSRGKGGYSEKTLQLPDTADWDSENWLKLPDENVRDSEKNLKISVKPIRETQKNLKLPIKPIRHSEENVELPVKYIRHSEKNVNVTVKPVGVSHNTLKLPIEHVPESENKKPLDTSVGDSHNLGIPNEHMQESVRHHSLNNSSRTSLRPNARHRIDVDNLTRCLRPNHEEGVQDIFCVKKPTYLDKVKNPCWHDESSHVSCLPYFHILGCAKCSTTDLYSRLCIHPHIVKNRGIFGKEALWWSWTKYGIMGVSKCAIRSLTEYVNVFKSVANRIETALNHSESDYTHLITGDASPPDFWDFRGWPLLPQNHGLKEPKVLTPHLMKHLYREPKFILLLRNPTDRLYSDFFFMRAGKTPHDFHNAVQRSLAVLDRCRAKYSTRQCFYSADIYRRLSTRIHFGCYSVFLKEWLDVFPLRHFLFLKTEEYISNITSNLQTIYSFLKLDPLPREQLMTAEKRSPVRVNKEREKAGVMLEKTRRILDKFYKPFTEELATILNDTRFLWT, from the exons ATGAGACGAGTCAAGCGGATCCTGCTGGTCATCGTGGTGGTCAGTCTCTGTTCTGTCGCCCTCTTTCTGGCGTCCAGCCACATGCACGACGTGGACGGGGCGCGAACACGCGCGCGTTACCAGTTCGTGCACAGCTCCAAACCCAGACGAGATTACATAGCAAGACGAAGGGGAATGCAGCAACTGGTCGTCATGACTGCTGAACCGAGGTCACGTGGACGGTCCGAGAAAATCTCGGTCGTGTCACGCGGCAAGGGAGGTTATTCCGAGAAAACGTTACAGCTGCCGGATACAGCTGATTGGGACTCCGAGAATTGGCTGAAGCTACCAGACGAGAATGTTCGTGATTCTgagaaaaatttaaaaatatcagtTAAACCTATTCGTGAAACTcagaaaaatttaaaattaccaaTTAAACCGATTCGTCATTCTGAGGAAAATGTAGAACTGCCAGTTAAATATATTCGTCATTCTGAGAAAAATGTAAACGTAACGGTTAAACCTGTTGGTGTTTCTCACAATACATTAAAACTACCAATCGAACATGTTCCTGAATCTGAGAATAAAAAGCCGTTAGACACGTCTGTTGGTGATTCTCACAATCTGGGGATACCGAATGAACATATGCAAGAATCTGTTCGTCATCATTCTCTTAATAACTCGTCTAGGACGTCATTGCGACCGAACGCTCGTCATAGAATAGATGTGGACAATTTAACAAGATGTCTCAGACCAAATCACGAGGAAGGTGTGCAAGATATATTTTGTGTG aAAAAGCCGACATATTTAGATAAGGTTAAGAACCCATGTTGGCATGACGAGTCGTCTCATGTGAGTTGTCTCCCCTACTTCCACATTCTTGGCTGTGCGAAATGTTCCACAACCGATCTATATTCCAGACTTTGTATTCATCCGCACATCGTGAAAAACAGGGGCATTTTTGGCAAGGAAGCGCTGTGGTGGAGCTGGACGAAGTATG gaATTATGGGCGTTTCCAAGTGCGCAATCAGATCACTTACAGAGTATGTTAACGTGTTCAAGTCGGTCGCAAATCGAATTGAGACGGCTTTAAATCATTCTGAAAGCGATTACACACATCTGATTACAG GCGACGCGTCTCCGCCAGATTTCTGGGATTTCCGGGGCTGGCCCCTGCTGCCACAGAATCATGGGTTGAAAGAGCCGAAAGTGTTGACCCCTCACCTTATGAAGCACCTTTACAGAGAGCCGAAATTCATCCTCCTCTTACggaatcccacagacag ACTCTATTCCGACTTCTTCTTCATGCGGGCTGGGAAGACGCCACACGATTTCCATAACGCCGTGCAGCGCTCCCTGGCGGTTCTGGACAGGTGTCGAGCGAAATACTCCACGCGCCAGTGTTTCTACAGTGCTGACATCTACCGGAGACTCTCA ACAAGAATCCATTTTGGGTGCTATTCAGTCTTCCTCAAGGAATGGCTTGACGTATTTCCGTTACGTCACTTCCTCTTCCTAAAAACTGAAGAATACATATCAAACATTACGAGTAATCTGCAGACGATATATTCATTCCTTAAACTTG ATCCGTTGCCGAGGGAACAGCTAATGACTGCCGAGAAACGGTCGCCAGTTCGTGTTAACAAAGAGAGGGAGAAAGCTGGCGTAATGCTGGAGAAAACCAGAAGAATATTGGACAAGTTTTATAAACCATTCACAGAGGAGCTGGCGACAATTCTTAATGATACCCGATTTCTCTGGACGTGA